One window of the Herbiconiux sp. L3-i23 genome contains the following:
- a CDS encoding M48 family metalloprotease: MYSAIAKNKRNTVFILLFFIVLIGGLGLLAQYIYGRPGDYSIAILVVLGAIGFAAFQYFLASSEALSMAGAVPIQKSDNPRLWRIVENLSITTGTPMPKVYVVNDPAPNAFATGRDPKHASVAATTGLLDIMDDAELEGVMAHELGHVRNYDIRVSMVVYGLVVAVGILSDLLARMAFFGGNRNNNSNPIVLIFGLAAMIVAPLVASLVQLAVSRQREYLADATGALTTRHPEALASALQKLGEYGRPMRRQNSSMAHLWIADPMKPGVVARLFATHPPLADRIKRLTRIGGEF; encoded by the coding sequence ATGTACAGCGCGATCGCGAAGAACAAACGCAACACGGTCTTCATCCTGCTGTTCTTCATCGTTCTGATCGGTGGACTCGGGCTGCTCGCGCAGTACATCTACGGGCGCCCCGGCGACTACTCGATCGCGATCCTCGTCGTGCTCGGTGCCATCGGCTTCGCGGCGTTCCAGTACTTCCTCGCCAGCAGTGAAGCGCTGTCGATGGCGGGAGCGGTGCCGATCCAGAAGTCGGACAACCCGCGCCTCTGGCGCATCGTCGAGAACCTGTCGATCACCACGGGAACCCCGATGCCGAAGGTCTATGTGGTCAACGATCCGGCCCCCAACGCGTTCGCGACGGGCCGCGACCCGAAGCACGCGTCGGTCGCGGCGACCACCGGGCTGCTCGACATCATGGACGACGCCGAGCTCGAGGGCGTCATGGCGCACGAGCTCGGGCACGTTCGCAACTACGACATCCGGGTCTCGATGGTCGTCTACGGGCTCGTCGTCGCGGTCGGAATCCTCTCCGACCTCCTCGCCCGGATGGCGTTCTTCGGCGGCAACCGCAACAACAACAGCAACCCGATCGTGCTCATCTTCGGGCTGGCGGCGATGATCGTCGCGCCGCTCGTCGCGAGCCTGGTGCAGCTGGCGGTGTCACGTCAGCGCGAGTACCTCGCGGACGCGACGGGCGCGCTGACGACCCGTCACCCCGAGGCGTTGGCGAGCGCGCTGCAGAAGCTGGGGGAGTACGGTCGCCCGATGCGGCGGCAGAACTCGTCTATGGCGCACCTGTGGATCGCCGACCCGATGAAACCCGGTGTCGTCGCCCGCCTCTTCGCCACCCACCCGCCGCTCGCCGACCGCATCAAGCGCCTCACCCGGATCGGCGGCGAGTTCTAG
- a CDS encoding LemA family protein has protein sequence MEILIPILIVVALVVIAGIYLWATYNSLVTLGVRVDEAWSDITVQLKRRADLIPNLIETVKGYATHERGVFEAVTAARAETLSATTPGQASVAEDHMQAALKSVFAVAEAYPQLQASQNFLQLQSELVDTEDKIQAARRFYNGGVRELNTKIKVFPNNLFAKSLGFTEREFFEVSEPAAIAEPPRVQF, from the coding sequence ATGGAGATCCTCATTCCGATCCTCATCGTCGTCGCGCTCGTCGTCATCGCAGGTATCTACCTGTGGGCGACCTACAACTCGCTCGTCACGCTGGGCGTCCGCGTCGACGAGGCGTGGAGCGACATCACGGTGCAGCTGAAGCGTCGCGCCGACCTCATCCCGAACCTCATCGAGACGGTCAAGGGTTACGCCACGCACGAGCGCGGGGTGTTCGAGGCGGTGACCGCCGCGCGAGCCGAGACGCTGTCCGCGACGACCCCCGGTCAGGCCTCCGTCGCCGAGGACCACATGCAGGCCGCGCTGAAGAGCGTCTTCGCGGTCGCCGAGGCGTACCCGCAGCTGCAGGCGAGCCAGAACTTCCTCCAGCTGCAGAGCGAGCTGGTCGACACCGAGGACAAGATCCAGGCCGCCCGCCGCTTCTACAACGGCGGCGTCCGCGAGCTGAACACGAAGATCAAGGTGTTCCCGAACAACCTGTTCGCGAAGAGCCTCGGCTTCACCGAGCGCGAGTTCTTCGAGGTCTCCGAGCCGGCCGCCATCGCCGAGCCTCCCCGCGTCCAGTTCTAA
- a CDS encoding D-arabinono-1,4-lactone oxidase, which produces MTARASAAPVDRPWANWARNQRAVASSVVTPSSIAEVSELVVRAAAEGRRVKPIGAGHSFSAIAVPVDVQVDLENLRGLLAVDTATGTATFAAGTRLREIPALLAPHGLAMENLGDIDEQSIAGAISTGTHGSGSGFGALATQVVALTLVTGDGELLTADRRTDPELLHAVAVGLGALGIVVEVTLQCVPAFVLLAREQNEPLATLIPALHERSLQSDHLDIYWFPHTERALVKTNTRLPGHSTVRPPSDARRWFDDEFLGNTVYGALCRLGALAPQLVPTMNRLTSSAVAQREYSDRSHRVFVARRTVRFVEQEYALPAENLAEALERVRDVIDRRGFRISFPLEIRFSAGDDIWMSPANGRATGYLAVHRYFREPYAEYFAAVEEVCVALGGRPHWGKYHTLTAEVLQPSYPRFEEFAALRDRLDPQRIFSNPYLEQVLGS; this is translated from the coding sequence GTGACGGCGAGAGCGAGCGCGGCGCCGGTCGACCGGCCGTGGGCCAACTGGGCCCGCAATCAGCGAGCCGTCGCGTCGAGCGTCGTGACGCCCTCGAGCATCGCCGAGGTGTCGGAGCTGGTCGTCCGCGCCGCCGCCGAGGGGCGCCGGGTCAAGCCCATCGGCGCCGGTCACAGCTTCAGCGCCATCGCCGTCCCCGTCGACGTCCAGGTCGACCTCGAGAACCTGCGCGGCCTCCTCGCCGTCGACACGGCGACGGGCACGGCCACCTTCGCCGCAGGAACGAGGCTGCGGGAGATCCCCGCCCTCCTCGCGCCGCACGGGTTGGCCATGGAGAATCTCGGCGACATCGACGAGCAGAGCATCGCGGGGGCTATCTCGACCGGAACGCACGGAAGCGGTTCGGGTTTCGGTGCGCTCGCCACCCAGGTCGTGGCCTTGACCCTCGTCACCGGCGACGGCGAGCTGCTCACCGCCGATCGCCGCACCGACCCCGAGCTGCTGCACGCCGTCGCCGTCGGGCTCGGCGCCCTCGGCATCGTCGTCGAGGTCACGCTGCAGTGCGTCCCCGCATTCGTCCTCCTCGCGCGAGAGCAGAACGAGCCGCTGGCGACGCTGATCCCCGCCCTGCACGAGCGATCGCTGCAGTCGGACCACCTCGACATCTACTGGTTCCCGCATACCGAACGCGCCCTGGTGAAGACCAACACGCGCCTCCCCGGGCACTCGACCGTGCGGCCGCCGTCCGACGCGCGGCGCTGGTTCGACGACGAGTTCCTCGGCAACACCGTCTACGGCGCGCTCTGCCGGCTGGGTGCACTCGCGCCGCAACTCGTGCCGACCATGAACCGCCTCACGAGCTCCGCCGTCGCGCAGCGGGAGTACTCCGACCGGTCCCACCGGGTGTTCGTCGCCCGGCGCACCGTCCGCTTCGTCGAACAGGAGTACGCGCTGCCCGCCGAGAACCTGGCCGAGGCGCTGGAGCGGGTCCGCGACGTCATCGACCGTCGCGGCTTCCGGATCTCCTTCCCGCTCGAGATCCGGTTCTCGGCCGGAGACGACATCTGGATGTCACCCGCGAACGGCCGCGCCACCGGCTACCTGGCCGTGCACCGCTACTTCCGCGAGCCGTACGCCGAGTACTTCGCGGCGGTCGAAGAGGTCTGCGTCGCGCTCGGCGGACGGCCGCACTGGGGCAAGTACCACACGCTCACCGCCGAGGTGCTGCAGCCGAGCTATCCGCGGTTCGAGGAGTTCGCCGCGCTGCGCGATCGGCTCGACCCGCAGCGGATCTTCTCGAACCCTTACCTTGAGCAGGTTCTCGGCAGCTGA
- a CDS encoding amino acid deaminase/aldolase, translating to MRDSIPPLVRPTATPWKQPAQYWSSLAAATAHLETPLGVIDHQALAHNAYDMIDRAHGTPIRVASKSVRVRAVLDAVLALPGFSGVLAYTLAEGIWLAGRIDDVVIGYPTADRGALRVLGSSDELASRVTLMVDSVDHLDFIDSVLPPRERATIRVAIELDASFRSHTLGRLGVWRSPVHDPDDARVLARAIAGRAGFVLVGMMAYESQIAGLQNRVRGAALRSSVIRSMQERSFAELLERRGAAVEAVRAVAPLEFVNGGGTGSLHLTSTDPSVTEIGAGSGLLAGHTFDSFADFEPAPASAWALDVVRRPSVDRVTVLGGGWIASGPPGPDRLPRVVWPEGLEYARHEQAGEVQTPLAGPAARSMALGDRVWFRHAKSGELGEHLTEFGIVDDGVVVATVPTYRGERKMFL from the coding sequence ATGCGCGACTCGATCCCTCCTCTCGTCCGGCCGACGGCCACGCCCTGGAAGCAGCCGGCGCAGTACTGGTCGAGCCTCGCTGCGGCGACCGCGCACCTGGAGACTCCGCTCGGTGTCATCGACCATCAGGCGCTCGCCCACAACGCGTACGACATGATCGACCGCGCCCACGGCACACCCATCCGGGTCGCGTCGAAATCGGTGCGGGTCCGGGCCGTGCTCGACGCGGTGCTCGCCCTGCCCGGTTTCTCCGGTGTCCTCGCCTACACGCTCGCTGAAGGCATCTGGCTGGCGGGACGCATCGACGACGTCGTCATCGGCTATCCGACGGCCGATCGCGGTGCACTGCGCGTGCTCGGATCGTCGGACGAGCTCGCCTCGCGGGTCACGCTGATGGTCGATTCGGTCGACCACCTCGACTTCATCGATTCGGTGCTGCCGCCGCGAGAGCGAGCCACCATCCGGGTGGCGATCGAGCTCGACGCGTCGTTCCGCTCGCACACGCTCGGGCGCCTCGGCGTGTGGCGGTCGCCTGTGCACGATCCGGACGATGCGCGGGTGCTCGCGCGCGCCATCGCCGGGCGCGCGGGCTTCGTGCTCGTCGGGATGATGGCGTACGAGTCGCAGATCGCCGGACTGCAGAACCGGGTGCGGGGTGCCGCTCTGCGTTCGTCGGTGATCCGCTCGATGCAGGAGCGCTCGTTCGCCGAGCTACTCGAGCGACGCGGTGCCGCCGTCGAGGCGGTGCGCGCCGTCGCCCCGCTCGAGTTCGTCAACGGCGGTGGCACCGGATCGCTCCATCTCACGAGCACCGATCCGTCGGTGACCGAGATCGGAGCCGGGAGCGGACTGCTCGCGGGCCACACGTTCGACTCCTTCGCCGACTTCGAACCGGCCCCTGCCTCCGCGTGGGCGTTGGACGTGGTCAGGAGACCGAGCGTCGACCGGGTGACCGTCCTCGGCGGCGGCTGGATCGCCTCCGGACCGCCGGGTCCCGACCGGCTTCCCCGAGTGGTCTGGCCCGAAGGCCTCGAGTACGCCCGACACGAGCAGGCCGGTGAAGTGCAGACACCGCTCGCCGGTCCCGCGGCCAGGTCGATGGCGCTCGGCGACCGGGTGTGGTTCCGTCACGCGAAGTCCGGTGAACTCGGCGAGCACCTCACCGAATTCGGCATCGTCGACGACGGGGTGGTCGTCGCAACCGTTCCGACCTACCGCGGCGAGAGGAAGATGTTCCTGTGA
- a CDS encoding MFS transporter: MTGLVSEGRRTGTRWSVLFGVAWLGVWLAQLTPIQLLLPLQIDADADARGGWLGSVVDFGVISGAAGLCALVAFPLAGTLSDRTTSRFGRRRPWIAVGTLIFAAGLVLLALQHDRLGVGIAWCVALTGFCVVSSALTALIGDLIPVERRGSVSAWIGGPQAVGTIAGLLLVTEIFTGVTSGYLAVAAVLVLLVLPFLLTTPDTPADAPRAKLGVRQLLSGLWIDPVAHPDFALTLTGRILVNLGNALGTTLLLYFLLYGLGDRDAEDHLVLLSLIYLVFLVIATFIGGAMSDRLGRRRLFVALAAVFQGIAAAILIAVPSLPSAFVAAALLGIGYGAFLSVDQALATQVLPDPESRGKDLGIMNVAMAVPQAFGPLIGAGLVAFTGGFGAVFGAAAVLSVLGAVAVARVKGVR; this comes from the coding sequence ATGACGGGTCTCGTGAGCGAGGGACGCCGCACCGGCACGAGGTGGTCGGTGCTCTTCGGGGTCGCCTGGCTCGGCGTATGGCTGGCGCAGCTCACCCCGATCCAACTGCTGCTGCCCCTGCAGATCGACGCGGACGCCGACGCGCGCGGCGGCTGGCTCGGCAGCGTCGTCGACTTCGGTGTCATCTCCGGCGCCGCGGGGCTCTGCGCGCTCGTCGCCTTCCCGCTCGCCGGGACCCTCAGCGATCGCACGACGTCGCGGTTCGGGCGTCGTCGCCCGTGGATCGCCGTCGGAACGCTGATCTTCGCCGCCGGCCTCGTGCTCCTCGCGCTCCAGCACGACCGGCTCGGGGTGGGGATCGCCTGGTGCGTCGCACTCACCGGCTTCTGCGTCGTGTCCTCCGCGCTCACCGCACTGATCGGCGATCTCATCCCCGTCGAGCGCCGGGGGAGCGTCTCCGCCTGGATCGGCGGGCCGCAAGCCGTCGGCACCATCGCCGGGCTCCTGCTCGTGACCGAGATCTTCACGGGAGTGACGAGCGGGTACCTCGCCGTCGCGGCGGTGCTCGTGCTGCTCGTCCTGCCGTTCCTCCTCACCACGCCGGACACCCCTGCCGACGCGCCGCGAGCGAAGCTCGGTGTCCGACAGCTCCTCTCTGGGCTTTGGATCGACCCCGTCGCCCATCCCGACTTCGCACTCACGCTCACCGGACGCATCCTGGTGAACCTCGGCAACGCGCTCGGCACGACCCTGCTGCTCTACTTCCTCCTCTACGGACTCGGAGACCGCGACGCCGAGGACCACCTCGTGCTGCTCAGCCTCATCTACCTGGTCTTCCTCGTCATCGCGACCTTCATCGGAGGGGCCATGTCCGATCGTCTCGGACGCCGACGGCTCTTCGTGGCGCTCGCCGCGGTGTTCCAGGGCATCGCCGCGGCGATCCTCATCGCGGTGCCGTCGTTGCCCTCCGCGTTCGTGGCCGCCGCACTGCTCGGGATCGGCTACGGCGCCTTCCTCTCCGTCGATCAGGCGCTCGCCACCCAGGTGCTGCCCGACCCGGAGTCGCGCGGCAAGGACCTCGGCATCATGAACGTCGCGATGGCGGTGCCACAGGCGTTCGGGCCGCTGATCGGGGCGGGGCTCGTCGCCTTCACCGGCGGGTTCGGGGCCGTGTTCGGCGCCGCCGCCGTGCTGTCCGTGCTCGGCGCGGTCGCCGTCGCCCGAGTGAAAGGTGTGCGCTGA
- a CDS encoding TetR/AcrR family transcriptional regulator — protein sequence MAATERKSALLDAAMTLIAREGVGAASTRAITAEAGMSLASFHYVFDSRDALLAEVIERALARELAVQTDLPLQGVPLEERVYQAFLASIRLLIEAPTTELALFELMHHALRTPGLEPLAKRQYERYWDAAESLVAGTGARWDRPTREIAQMVVAMNDGIALAWLATRDLETAQRMAAVATSAIVRMAVDPR from the coding sequence ATGGCGGCGACGGAGCGCAAGAGCGCCCTGCTCGACGCTGCGATGACGCTGATCGCCCGCGAAGGCGTCGGCGCCGCGTCGACCCGCGCGATCACGGCGGAGGCGGGGATGTCTCTCGCGAGCTTCCACTACGTCTTCGATTCGCGTGACGCGCTGCTCGCCGAAGTCATCGAGCGGGCGCTCGCCCGCGAACTGGCAGTGCAGACCGACCTGCCGTTGCAGGGGGTGCCGCTGGAGGAGCGGGTCTACCAGGCGTTCCTCGCGTCGATCCGTCTGCTCATCGAGGCGCCGACGACCGAACTCGCGCTGTTCGAGCTCATGCACCACGCGCTGCGCACCCCGGGGCTCGAGCCTCTCGCGAAGCGTCAGTACGAGAGGTACTGGGATGCCGCGGAGTCGCTGGTGGCCGGCACGGGCGCACGCTGGGATCGACCGACCCGCGAGATCGCCCAGATGGTCGTCGCCATGAACGACGGCATCGCGCTCGCCTGGCTCGCCACCCGCGACCTCGAAACGGCGCAGCGCATGGCAGCGGTGGCGACGTCCGCCATCGTGCGGATGGCGGTGGACCCGCGATGA
- a CDS encoding NAD(P)/FAD-dependent oxidoreductase, which translates to MPKILIVGGGYAGFYTAWKLEKQLNKGEAEVVVVDPLPYMTYQPFLPEVVAGNVDPRHAIVPLRSHLKTTTVVTAKVTKIDHANKTATITPEVGEPWEMAYDIIVVTAGAVSRTFPIPGVADNAIGLKAIEEATAIRDKIITNFDKAANLPAGPERERLLTFVVVGGGFAGIEVFAEMRSLASNLVKKYPQLTFDDTHFHLIEAMGRIMPEVSLKTSHWVLKNLAERGAEVHLDTQLKSAVDGVIELSTGESFESDVIVWTAGVMATPMLKNTDLPLEERGRLRVRADLRVEGDDGIVADAWGAGDVSAVPDLTGGGVGGFTVPNAQHAVRQGKRLAKNLVATLRGELPKDYIHKGLGAVAGLGPGYGAFQSGKIGITGWVAWLMHRGYHGLAMPTWERKIRVIINWVLGFILGRDIASIEAREHPREVFETFAARPKAAPASEPLPQKGSSTPAQKQPVPAEK; encoded by the coding sequence GTGCCCAAGATCCTGATCGTCGGCGGTGGTTACGCCGGTTTCTACACGGCATGGAAGCTCGAGAAGCAGCTCAATAAGGGTGAGGCCGAGGTCGTCGTCGTCGACCCGCTGCCCTACATGACCTACCAGCCGTTCCTTCCCGAGGTCGTCGCCGGCAACGTCGACCCGCGTCACGCGATCGTCCCGCTGCGCAGCCACCTCAAGACCACCACCGTCGTCACCGCGAAGGTCACGAAGATCGACCACGCGAACAAGACCGCGACGATCACCCCCGAGGTGGGCGAGCCGTGGGAGATGGCGTACGACATCATCGTCGTCACCGCCGGCGCCGTGAGCCGCACCTTTCCGATCCCCGGTGTCGCCGACAACGCGATCGGCCTCAAAGCGATCGAAGAGGCCACCGCGATTCGCGACAAGATCATCACCAACTTCGACAAGGCGGCGAACCTGCCCGCCGGTCCCGAGCGCGAGCGCCTGCTGACCTTCGTGGTCGTCGGCGGCGGCTTCGCCGGCATCGAGGTCTTCGCCGAGATGCGTTCGCTCGCGAGCAACCTGGTGAAGAAGTACCCGCAGCTCACCTTCGACGACACCCACTTCCACCTCATCGAGGCGATGGGCCGCATCATGCCCGAGGTGTCGCTGAAGACCAGCCACTGGGTGCTGAAGAACCTCGCCGAGCGCGGCGCCGAAGTCCACCTCGACACGCAGCTCAAGTCGGCGGTCGACGGCGTCATCGAGCTGTCGACCGGTGAGAGCTTCGAGTCCGACGTCATCGTCTGGACCGCCGGTGTCATGGCGACCCCGATGCTGAAGAACACCGACCTCCCGCTCGAAGAGCGCGGCCGCCTGCGCGTCCGCGCCGACCTCCGGGTCGAAGGCGACGACGGAATCGTCGCCGACGCCTGGGGTGCCGGTGACGTCTCGGCTGTACCGGATCTCACGGGCGGCGGTGTCGGCGGCTTCACGGTCCCGAACGCGCAGCACGCGGTCCGCCAGGGAAAGCGCCTCGCGAAGAACCTCGTGGCGACCCTCCGCGGCGAACTGCCGAAGGACTACATCCACAAGGGCCTCGGCGCGGTCGCGGGCCTCGGCCCCGGTTACGGCGCCTTCCAGTCCGGCAAGATCGGCATCACCGGGTGGGTCGCATGGCTGATGCACCGCGGTTACCACGGTCTCGCGATGCCGACGTGGGAGCGCAAGATCCGCGTCATCATCAACTGGGTCCTCGGATTCATCCTCGGCCGCGACATCGCGTCGATCGAGGCCCGCGAGCACCCGCGCGAGGTGTTCGAGACCTTCGCCGCGCGTCCGAAGGCGGCTCCCGCCTCCGAGCCGCTGCCGCAGAAGGGGTCGTCGACTCCCGCGCAGAAGCAGCCCGTCCCGGCCGAGAAGTAG
- a CDS encoding S8 family serine peptidase, whose amino-acid sequence MNEATRNGRGRRFISSVAAVLVVAATFGAAQPAHADYVRDLEYWLDDYGIREAWQTTRGAGQRIAVIDTGVADVSELAGAVVGGTDVSGIGSPDGREPVGEESSHGTLVGTILAARGDGGDAGVIGVAPEAELLSISVAFGDAAAASTDDQIANAVRWAVDNGATVINMSLTTNTLTWPESWDDAFLYAFENDVVVIAAAGNRGAGTVEVGAPATIPGVVAVAGVDRAGDASFDASSQGITLAVAAPSEELVGVTPSGDPVLWSGTSGAAPIVAGVVALIRSAHPDLDADSVIERLIRTAKPKGDPVPGPIYGYGLVDAAAAVTADVAPVDSNPLAVPYDLAEWIRLYRRSDAPTPQPTAEQSAPPVAAPKGPADPYGFIPVWLRQALPTTGFLPGVLLPVSVFAVFGALLALTVAGTVRAARRAQRK is encoded by the coding sequence ATGAACGAAGCGACGCGGAACGGTCGCGGCCGACGATTCATCTCGTCGGTCGCGGCCGTTCTCGTCGTCGCGGCGACGTTCGGCGCCGCGCAGCCGGCGCATGCCGACTACGTGCGCGACCTCGAGTACTGGCTCGACGACTACGGCATCCGCGAGGCGTGGCAGACCACGCGCGGGGCCGGTCAGCGCATCGCCGTCATCGACACCGGTGTGGCCGACGTCTCCGAGCTGGCCGGTGCGGTCGTCGGCGGCACGGATGTGTCGGGCATCGGCTCGCCGGACGGGCGCGAACCGGTCGGCGAGGAGTCGAGCCACGGCACCCTCGTCGGCACGATCCTCGCCGCGCGCGGCGACGGCGGCGACGCGGGTGTCATCGGCGTCGCGCCGGAGGCCGAACTGCTGTCGATCTCGGTGGCGTTCGGTGATGCGGCGGCCGCGTCGACCGACGACCAGATCGCGAACGCGGTCCGCTGGGCGGTCGACAACGGAGCGACCGTCATCAACATGTCGCTGACGACCAACACGCTCACCTGGCCCGAGAGCTGGGACGACGCCTTCCTCTACGCCTTCGAGAACGACGTCGTTGTCATCGCGGCCGCCGGCAACCGGGGGGCAGGAACGGTCGAGGTCGGGGCGCCCGCCACGATCCCGGGTGTCGTCGCCGTCGCCGGGGTCGACCGCGCGGGTGACGCCAGCTTCGACGCCTCGAGCCAGGGCATCACGCTGGCCGTCGCCGCCCCGAGCGAGGAGCTCGTCGGGGTGACGCCGAGCGGTGATCCCGTGCTGTGGTCGGGCACCAGCGGTGCCGCCCCCATCGTCGCGGGCGTCGTCGCCCTGATCCGATCCGCCCATCCGGACCTCGATGCCGACTCGGTGATCGAGCGCCTCATCCGCACGGCGAAGCCCAAGGGCGATCCGGTCCCCGGCCCGATCTACGGGTACGGCCTCGTCGACGCGGCCGCCGCGGTCACCGCCGACGTCGCCCCGGTCGACTCGAACCCGCTGGCCGTGCCGTACGACCTCGCCGAGTGGATCCGCCTCTACCGCCGGTCCGACGCGCCGACGCCGCAGCCGACCGCGGAGCAGAGCGCACCGCCGGTCGCCGCGCCGAAGGGGCCCGCCGACCCGTACGGTTTCATCCCCGTCTGGCTGCGGCAGGCGCTGCCGACGACCGGGTTCCTCCCCGGCGTGCTGCTGCCGGTGTCCGTGTTCGCAGTTTTCGGTGCCCTTCTGGCACTGACCGTCGCGGGAACGGTGCGTGCGGCGAGGCGCGCGCAGCGCAAGTAG